Genomic window (Allostreptomyces psammosilenae):
CGTTCCCGGTGGATCCGCTGCGGATGCTCGGCGGCGTGCTGCGGCTGCGCAACCACGTGATGGACAACGCGCCGCTGGGGCGCTGGCTGTCCTCGCGGGTGTCGTTCCACAACCTGGAGGACGGGCGGCTGCCGCTGACCGTCACCGCGGTGGACGTGCTCACCGGCGATCCGGTGTACCTGGACCGCGGACCGCTGATCCCCGCCCTGCTGGCCTCCTCGGCGCTGCCGGGGATCTTCCCGCCGGTGGAGATCGACGGGCGCTGGCTGATCGACGGCGGTCTGGCCGCGCACACGCCGGTCACCCGCGCGGTGGACCAGGGGGCCGACCGGGTGTTCGTGCTGCCGTCCTCGGGCACCCAGCCGTTCAGTCTGACGCCGGAGGCGCGTGGTCTGACGGAGCCGCACGGCCGGCCGAGCCCCAGCCCCTCCGAACCGCCGCACACGCCGGCCTCGGTGCGCGCCGCCGCGCTCGGCGCGGCCATCGACACCACGGTGCGGCTGGAGCTGGAGCTGGGCGCCCAGCGCTGCGAACTGTACGTGCTGCCGGCGCCCAACCTGGCGGGGCTGTCGTCGTTCTCCTTCCGCCACGCGCGGCAGCTGATGAACGCCGGGCTGGCGCTGGGCCGGCGGTGGATCGCGGAGGGCGCGCCCCGGGTCGGGCCGGGACCGGTGGCCGTGGACGGCGCTCCGGCGCTGCGCTGAGGCGCCCGGCCCGGCGGGCCGGCCGTCCGTCGGCGGTGGTCAGGGCGTCTCGGCGGCCCGGTAGCCCTCGATCTTGCGGTCGATGGTGAGCAGGGTCTGCTGGAGCTGCGCCACGTGGGCCCGCACCCGGTCGCGGTGCTCCTCCAGCATGCGGCGCCGCTCGGGGCTGGTGTGGTCCCCGGCCCGCATCAGATCGGCGTACCGCACCATGTCGGCGACCGGCATGCCGGTCAGCCGGAGCCGGCCGACGAACTCCAGCCAGCGCAGGTCGCGGTCGCTGTAGCGGCGGCGGCCGGCGTCGGACCGGCCCACCGGGGGCAGCAGCCCGATGCGCTCGTACCAGCGCAGGGTGTGCGCGGTCAGTCCGGTGCGGGCCACCACCTCGCCGATGGTGTGCCGCGGGGTGGTGTCGGCGCCCTCGATGACCACCGGGTCGGCGAGGGGGGCGCAGGGGGCCGCCGCGGGCGCCGGCGCGGCGGCGGTGGCGGTCTGCGCGGCGGGGGTGGGCGTGGCGGCGGGCGCCTGGCTCGGGGCGGTCCGCCGGGAGGCGGCGCCGCCGCGGACCGTCCGGTGCGGCGCGCCCTCGGCGCGGC
Coding sequences:
- a CDS encoding MerR family transcriptional regulator → MVIEGADTTPRHTIGEVVARTGLTAHTLRWYERIGLLPPVGRSDAGRRRYSDRDLRWLEFVGRLRLTGMPVADMVRYADLMRAGDHTSPERRRMLEEHRDRVRAHVAQLQQTLLTIDRKIEGYRAAETP
- a CDS encoding patatin-like phospholipase family protein, with the translated sequence MTTAWVLPGGGSYGAVQAGQARALMEAGIFPDMVLGTSVGSLNAAWLAGDPTREGVERLRRMWLEIRRTQAFPVDPLRMLGGVLRLRNHVMDNAPLGRWLSSRVSFHNLEDGRLPLTVTAVDVLTGDPVYLDRGPLIPALLASSALPGIFPPVEIDGRWLIDGGLAAHTPVTRAVDQGADRVFVLPSSGTQPFSLTPEARGLTEPHGRPSPSPSEPPHTPASVRAAALGAAIDTTVRLELELGAQRCELYVLPAPNLAGLSSFSFRHARQLMNAGLALGRRWIAEGAPRVGPGPVAVDGAPALR